GAAGGAGACCCAGGTCCGGGTCATCGGCTACGGCGCCATGCTGACCGAGTCCTTCGTCGCCGTCATGGCGGTGATAGCGGCGAGCATCATCGAGCCCGGCCTGTTCTTCGCCGTGAACTCCCCCGGCGGGGTAGTCGGCGCCACGGTCCAGACCGCCTCGACGGCGGTGACGAACTTCGGCTTCGCCATCTCCCCGGAGGCCCTCGCGCAGGCCGCGAAGGACGTGGAGGAGGCCAGCCTGCTGTCCCGTACGGGCGGTGCGCCGACCTTCGCACTCGGAATGTCGGAGATCTTCTCCGCCGTGATCGGCGGCGCCGGGATGAAGGCCTTCTGGTACCACTTCGCCATCATGTTCGAGGCCCTGTTCATCCTGACCACCGTCGACGCGGGCACCCGGGTCGGCCGGTTCATGCTCCAGGACACCCTCGGCAACGTGCACAAGTCCTTCAAGGACGTCAGCTGGAAGCCGGGCGTGTGGCTCGCGAGCGCCATAGTCGTCGGCGGCTGGGGCTACTTCCTGTGGGTCGGCGTCAAGGACCCGCTGGGCGGCATCAACCAGCTCTTCCCGCTGTTCGGAATCGCGAACCAGCTGCTCGCGGCGGTCGCGCTCGCCGTCTGCACCACGCTGCTGATCAAGTCCGGGCGGCTCAAGTGGGCCTGGGTCACGGGGGTTCCGCTGGCCTGGGACGTGGCCGTCACCCTCACGGCGAGCTACCAGAAGGTCTTCTCCGACGACGTGAAGGTCGGCTTCTTCGCGCAGCGCGACAAGTACCAGACCGGCATCGACGCCGGGAAGGTGCTGCCGCCCGCCAAGAACATGGACGACATGCACACCGTGGTCACCAACGCCACCGTCGACGGGGTCCTGTCGGTGCTGTTCGCGGCCCTGATCGTCATCGTGCTGCTGGACGCGGCCCGGACCTGCTTCAAGGCCGTCGCCCACCCGGAGTCGGTCCGCCTCCACGAGGTGCCGTGGACCGAGTCGAAGATCATCGCCCCGGCCGGGCTCCTCGCGACGGCCGAGGAGAAGGCCGAGCTCGCGGCCGCCGGCCTCGACGGCGGCGGCGGCCGGGCCAAGGAGCCGGTCGCGTGAGCGGGGTGCGCGGGGCGCTGGCGAAGGCCCGGTTCTACGTACGGGAGTTCTCCGGCGAGGCCGCGTACGACCGCTACGTCGCGCACACCCGCTCGCACGACCCGGACGCCGAGGTCATGACCCGGCGCGCCTTCGAACGGGCCCGCACCGACGCCCGCGAGGCGGACCCCCGCGAGGGCTTCCGCTGCTGCTGAGCACCCGGGTGCACGAAGGGCCCCGCCGTCCCGCATCGGGACGGCGGGGCCCTTCGGCGTGCTCAGCGCACCCAGTCCTTGAGGACCTCGGTCTGGAGGGTGATGCCGACGGGGTCGGGGAGTTCGACGTCCTTACCGAAGGGGACGGTGCGGACCGTCTCGTACCGACGCCCGTCGGGCTCACTGTGGACCGAGACCACACAGCTGTCCCTGTCGATCAGGAGGTAGACGGGGATGCCGGTCTCCGCGAAGGCCCGAGGCTTCTCGATACGGTCGCGCCGGTCAGTGTCGGAGTCGTACGAAGTAACCTCCACAACCATCAGGACAGGATCCGGGGCGACCCATTCGCCTTGCGCCTTCATGAAGCCACTCGGTGCCAGGACTCCATCAGGCCGGGCACGCCCCTCGCGATAATGCTGCACCTTCAATCCCTGCTCGCCATAGAGGAACAGCTCGGGTCGGTGCTGGATGCAGATGCGCATGAGCCACTCGATGATCAGCCCGTGGTCCCCGTCCGGCACGGCCTTGACTCCCAG
The Streptomyces sp. NBC_00091 genome window above contains:
- a CDS encoding YbdD/YjiX family protein — encoded protein: MSGVRGALAKARFYVREFSGEAAYDRYVAHTRSHDPDAEVMTRRAFERARTDAREADPREGFRCC
- a CDS encoding Uma2 family endonuclease; this encodes MTVMTDRPHMLTEEFESLARIGAREVEGLRLEFIDGKLGVKAVPDGDHGLIIEWLMRICIQHRPELFLYGEQGLKVQHYREGRARPDGVLAPSGFMKAQGEWVAPDPVLMVVEVTSYDSDTDRRDRIEKPRAFAETGIPVYLLIDRDSCVVSVHSEPDGRRYETVRTVPFGKDVELPDPVGITLQTEVLKDWVR